ATTTTGTCTAGAACTTTTCTTGCATTGGTAAAATTTCTTTACTTGCTCCTTAATGTGATTTAAAACTCACGCATTGTATGTCATGGTTATGAAGCTTCAATTGAATGCATTTCAATGCATGCAAGCTTTTGTGGTTAATAATGTTAGCATGAGCATGATTTGAGTATATATGCTTCATTCTGAATAAcgctttttcttttaaaaaaaaatcattggtTTAATTGAATTCTGTGTATGAGAGCTTGTCGTATAGTTAGCGTTGTCttctattgatttttttatccaCAAAATATGCAGGACTGTGAAGAGCTTATTTCATGGAGGGAGTTGGGGGTGGGGGTGCCTCAGCGGGATCACCTGTTGGCCAAATGGGACATAATGCTTGGAGGATGTATCAGTATTATCTGGATAAGAGCACACCACATACAATCTATAGGTGGATTGGGACTCTTGCCATATTCGCTATTTACAGCTTGCGTGTCTACTCTATTCAGGGGTTTTACATTGTTTCATATGGGCTTGGAATATATCTGTTGAATTTGCTTATTGGGTTTTTGTCACCTCTAGTTGATCCTGAGATTGACCCTTCGGATGGGCCTCTATTGCCGACTAAGggttctgatgagttcaaaccaTTCATCCGCCGCCTTCCTGAGTTTAAGTTCTGGTAAGAAAAGATTTTTGTTATTAGATTGATAAGTCATGGTGTTTCCTTTCAGTAAGTCAAACCATCTTATAATAGCTGGTTCGTGTCTTTTTGATTTTTTGGTAACTATTTTTTTGGTTCCTTGGCATTTAAAGAGCTTTGTAATTGaacttttttcttaatttattttgatatttccTTTGCATTGCATTGTcaaaatatttggagtgtaagtttagcggcgataggagtagggaggtgGGGACAATCAATCTGGATGAGAGAGTTGTCCAGGCCATCGGATTGCTtccggatggagaagtagatggagatgttgcttaaaaaggattaaatctggttggatgaagtggaagagtgctacgagtctcctttgtgaccccgtcatgcctaatagattgaagggaaaattctaccgcacggcaattagaccagcattgttatatggtacagaGTGTTGGACACtttcacattcataagatgccGGTGGCAGAGATGTGGatgatgcgtatgttgagatggatgtgtggtcatacgagaaagaatcgggtgagtaatgaaataattaggacaaaagtaggggttacatctattgagaataaaacgagagaaaaccgactaaggtgatttggccatgtaagacgaagagcgcttgatgcgccggatAGGacgactgaagagtggcaaatgatgtaatggtgaggggtaggggaagacctaagcaaacttggaagagggtgatcgagagtgatatgagtttattggggattgaggaacatatggtagtggataggagggagtggagggagagaatttatgtcgcggacacgacttgatttcacggttttatatgatgattcatgttagccgaccccgagtCATTCCggaactaaggctttgttgttgttgtaggaacTTGGATGTACAAGCAATATGTATATTTAGAAAGCATATTAATGACATTGGATTTTGATGTAAATTGGAGCATATCTTTTACATTAAATGTCATACTATGCAGCCTTGACTTGTTTTGTTTGTTGTTGACGTTTCCACCAATCTATGGTAACTTTTCAAAAAATCTTTGAAGGTGGTGAAATGTTGTTTCTTTGTCATTTCTATTTCTTGGGAACTGACTTAAGTTTTGAATTTCACTGCTTTGCTATTTCCTCTTAAATTGATAATCAAAacgaatgatttttttttatcttatggATGAATGCTGGTACAAGTGATTCTTTCTTGGCTGCCACTGTGTAAAAGGTGTTTTAGGAGCTTTAGTTCACTTATCTACATAATtggcaattttaattacaaaatcgAAATGAATATTTGTCAACAATATTTGTCAACAACATTTTCTCTGCTTTTTAAGTTCATATTAAGGGTGTATATCATCAAGTGAAAGATTAGACAAATTCTTTGATGTGGTCCACCTTAAATATGTAAAACTTATTATCAGGAATTCCTTTGAAATATATTTGTTCGAGGCCTTCGAACCTACTTGGATAGGGGTATGGAGGATCAAGAAGGCAAAGCTTTTTTGTCTGGTGGGTGAATGATAGAGATCCTGAGAATGGGCTGGAGATGAAATGTTACAGACTATAagccttgtttgataaaccacttaatgacttaaattacaatattaaacacttatttaatttaagtgcgtttgataacaattatttctccaccacttaaattaataaattaaattaaaaagcaCTTATTTtagtaagtcaaaatatttaacttaagttctaccaaaaaaaaaaaaatatttaacttaacattttaagttaaacattatcaactaatatctttataataattatatcacttaatattttcagcacttataatattcagcacttaaaattcagtacttattttttcagcacttaattttcagttttatcaaacagcacctaagACTAACAGGCCACAGGTTTGGAGAGTGATATTAGGAAAAAGAAGTCTGGATAGTAACAGTTTTAGTCTTTTAGTCTCTAGTATGAGCTGTAGGAGTGAGGTGGTTAAGTAATATATATAGTACGTTTTGTTATGGGGTATGCAGAGAGAAAATTTTGGTAATTTTGTGCTGCTTTTGGAAGGGGGTCTGCTCCTTAGAGTAGAGAGGGTATATTACATTCCTGTGGGGGGTGAGATTCTTCTCTATCCATCTTTCCTTTCTTGTTGCGATGGTTCCAATGCTTAAGATAACTAAAACCTCATACTTTCTACATTTTGTGTGTTTGCTGTTCGTTTTTAGTTCTGATCCCTATCAGTGAATTCAATTTATTTGGTTTGAGGTTGATCAGACCCATTTATCCCAATCAAGGTTTACTGCTTGATTTCGAGATCTAGCTTAAGTGATTAGAGTCTCTTCCCATTCAAGCAAGCTTAATTTGTTATAAAGGAAGGATTTAAATAACCTTGTTCTTGAGGAAAGTTTTTGAGGGAATAAAGTTTTATAAGGTTTGACGGGGTTAAATCTCCTTAAATTTTGTTCAgaatttttatatttcaaatTGGAATGTTATGAAAGGTCACAAATTATTACTTTACAAAATTAACCTTATATAACCAATATTATTCTTATATTTCATTTTAGAGAAACCTTCATTTGAATAACTTGTTTATAAAGGGTGATTTTAGTAATATATACATTATTCTCACCTTCTTCTAAGTGGTTCAAAGTAAACAAACAAGATAAGGTTATTAAACTTTATAATCCCATACTTCTCTTCCAAACATGGCAAGGTTTTGCTTTCACTCTAGAATAAACCTTGGTTTAGGAAGCTAGATGATTTTTTTAGACAGTTGCCTGCTTGAATGACAATGAAGGTGACTGTATTTAGGTGCATATGGGTTATCAATCCTTACATCCTTTTCTGCAAAAATTTTCGTCTTGGATTCTGAACTTAAGCAGAGATATCTTGTCATGCTTTGGTTGTTCCTTCAGCTGTTACAACTGGAGCTTTAaacatgtttttgtttttttacatgTAAAAAGCAAGAAATTGCACGAGTTTCATGGGGTGTCAACCATTTATTATCAGCAATAGGATATTTATTATCTATGAGACTAGTTATGGTGCTAGTGGGATAAGTATTTGTCCAAGCAGTATGCAATACAAAGGTTCCTTCACTTGCTGTTAGGTTCTGTTATCCTCGAGTTAGTGTTATTGTATCTTTCAATATGAAAGCATGGCTTGATTCATGATAATCTAATTGTTTCATTGACGTTCTGAGTTCATTTACAGATGAAATTGTTGAGGTGTGAAACAGATTATATGGCTGGCCTCGTTAggatttttgttatattttcaGAATTTCAGGGTAACATTAATTTAATTGCAACAGCTTTGTCTGGGTCTGTGCAAATTGATTATAAGTTACAAAAGGGAGAAGTAAACTATGTACTAACATATTTGCCAAGTCAATCCTAAATGAAGACCGAACTCAAAGTATTGATACATTGTAATACGATCCTATTCCTATACATGTGTTGAAGTGATACTTTCTAATTTGGgggttaaatttagcctatgtTTGGTAATAGGGAAGAGATGAAAGAAGAGATGGAAattttttcttcctttgttttgtAAGAGTGAAAAGGAATGGAAGGATGGTTGGAGTTCcatcctttctttcttttctacaTTTCGTCTTCCTCCCAAAATGGGAGGATTGCACCATGTAATGACTATAAAAACCTTTTTTCCTGGATTACTCTTTTCTATTCATATGTGAAAAACATATTGATATTAAAGTAAAAGGTAGTTATTTCCATCCTTTTCTACATCTTCATACCAAACAACTTGAGGAAAATTATTAATCCATTCCTTCCGTCATCTCTATCTAGTTTCATCCATCATTCTAACCCAAACATACCATTAATGGTGATTCGATGTGCCTCTTGGCTTATATCACCAACTGTTTCGGGCATTCTGCTAGATTGTTTAATCAGCTTTGCTCAACTTTGTTCAACAGTAGTAATACATTGGTTGACAGGGTAAATTGGGTGTCGATTTACAGTTCTGAACCAAGGAAAATCCTTCACTTGGACTTCTCATCTTGGGAAGTTTGACCCTGCTTCTCATTGTGCTGTGCAATTCTTTGAGGAGCACGAGTTTGTAAGTTGTCCATATTCTTGTTGGGAGTTTAAGCATATAAAACCACATCGTCCTGGCATGTGCTCGGGCAGTTAGTTTTTGGTTCCTTTTTATCCTCTTTATGCACATTAATGTAataactttgttttttctttccaaaGGAATATATCATGGCAGTTTAACAAGATTTTTTCTATAATACTTACTATGGAATATATGTCAAACAAGTCAACATCAGATATTGGTATTTTGCCAATTGGCTTGCAGATTTGGTTGGTTTTAAGCAGAACAGAAATGTATTAGTAGTTGGTTCAATTAAGTCAAGATGACTGACTACATGAGGCTGATTTTTCTCTTGAAATCCTTGCCATGAAATAATATATTGTTGTTTGTGTTGTTACATTTGCAGGTATTCCTTCACAAAGGCATTCTGCATAGCATTCGTGATGACCTTCTTTTCCATGTTTGACGTTCCTGTCTTTTGGCCTATATTGCTTTGTTACTGGATTGTTCTTTTTGTCCTTACAATGAGGCGTCAAATTGCACATATGATCAAATACAAGTATATTCCTTTCAATGTTGGAAAGCAGGTGAGTTCAAGTGCCTTTTTGGCCGTCTTGATCTCCTTTCATGGAACGACTACTTGTGTGGTTTCCCTTATGGTTTACTAACTACTGCTCTACGTATCTGTCCTCCACTGCACCTTCAACTTTGACCTTTTTTGACAAATCAGTTCAAAACGGAATTGTTGTTTTTTACACATTTATATGTCATCTGAAACTGATTTGTCAAAAATGTAACACATTTAGATGTGTCATCTGAAACTGATTTGTCAAAAAAGTCAAATGGACGCACGCCAAGTTGCACAAATATTTCACTTTTGAGTGGCAAAAACAGATAACGCTCTTGACTGTTTTCGTCTATGACACAGAAATATGGCGGAAAGAAGTCTTCTGCAGGTAGCAGCGGCTTACGCGGGGACTAAAACCTAACCAGCTTCATAGGGAATGTAGGAAAGGACGAaatcaggaaaaaaaaaattatatatagacGCAAGGATTGATgacaattgattttttttttaatctcctTGATGTTGATGTTATGATGGATTTTTTGTATGCACTTGTATTCCTTAGCATTGTACC
The window above is part of the Euphorbia lathyris chromosome 3, ddEupLath1.1, whole genome shotgun sequence genome. Proteins encoded here:
- the LOC136222265 gene encoding protein RER1B; amino-acid sequence: MEGVGGGGASAGSPVGQMGHNAWRMYQYYLDKSTPHTIYRWIGTLAIFAIYSLRVYSIQGFYIVSYGLGIYLLNLLIGFLSPLVDPEIDPSDGPLLPTKGSDEFKPFIRRLPEFKFWYSFTKAFCIAFVMTFFSMFDVPVFWPILLCYWIVLFVLTMRRQIAHMIKYKYIPFNVGKQKYGGKKSSAGSSGLRGD